One Spirochaetota bacterium DNA segment encodes these proteins:
- the xth gene encoding exodeoxyribonuclease III, protein MIIATFNANSIRARMPIIIDWLAEQAPDVLCVQETKVRDEEFPIQAFTDAGYTAIYKGEKSYNGVAILSRLPAERVFYGFDGEGADEGTRLIGAWISGIPVVNTYVPQGTDPLSPKFKYKLGWLARLRDFFSARFSPGAPLVWVGDINIAPERKDVFDSDALYGKVGFHPEEHKALRAITEWGFEDIYRKFHQEAGRYSFWDYRLRDAVKKGLGWRLDHIRATGALAARATDAWIDMEPRLRERPSDHTFVCAKFDL, encoded by the coding sequence ATGATCATTGCGACCTTCAACGCAAACTCGATACGCGCGCGCATGCCCATCATAATCGACTGGCTCGCGGAGCAGGCCCCCGACGTGCTGTGCGTCCAGGAGACCAAGGTAAGGGACGAGGAGTTTCCGATACAGGCGTTCACGGACGCAGGGTACACTGCCATCTATAAAGGGGAAAAGTCCTACAACGGCGTCGCCATACTTTCGCGCCTTCCCGCCGAGCGCGTTTTTTACGGCTTCGACGGCGAAGGGGCCGACGAGGGCACACGGCTTATCGGCGCCTGGATATCCGGCATCCCCGTGGTGAACACCTACGTGCCGCAGGGGACCGATCCGCTCTCGCCGAAGTTCAAATACAAGCTCGGCTGGCTGGCCCGGCTGCGCGATTTTTTTTCCGCGCGGTTTTCCCCGGGGGCGCCGCTCGTCTGGGTGGGCGATATCAATATCGCCCCAGAGCGGAAAGACGTGTTCGATTCCGATGCGCTTTACGGCAAGGTCGGGTTCCACCCCGAAGAGCACAAGGCCCTGAGGGCTATCACGGAATGGGGCTTCGAAGACATCTACCGTAAATTTCACCAGGAGGCGGGCCGGTACTCGTTCTGGGACTACCGCCTGCGCGACGCGGTGAAGAAGGGATTGGGCTGGAGGCTGGACCATATCCGGGCTACCGGCGCACTCGCCGCGCGCGCGACGGACGCGTGGATCGATATGGAGCCGCGCCTCCGCGAACGCCCTTCCGACCATACCTTCGTATGCGCGAAGTTCGACCTGTAA